The window TCGGCGGGGGTGGCCACACCACCGGCGGAGAACAGCACGACCGGGAGCTTGCCCAGCTCGGCGACCTCCTTGACCAGCTCGTACGGGGCGCGCAGCTCCTTGGCGGCGGCGTACAGCTCGTGGTTGTCGAAGCCGCGCAGCCTGGCGATCTCGTTCTTGATCTGGCGCAGGTGGCGGACGGCCTCGACGACGTTGCCGGTGCCGGCCTCGCCCTTGGAGCGGATCATCGCCGCGCCCTCGGCGATCCGGCGCAGGGCCTCGCCGAGGTTGGTGGCGCCGCAGACGAAGGGGGTGGTGAAGGCCCACTTGTCGGAGTGGTTGACCTCGTCGGCCGGGGTGAGGACCTCGGACTCGTCGATGTAGTCGACGCCGAGCGACTGAAGGACCTGGGCCTCGACGAAGTGGCCGATGCGGGACTTGGCCATGACCGGGATGGAGACGGCCTCGATGATGCCCTCGATCATGTCCGGGTCGGACATGCGGGCCACGCCGCCGTCCTTGCGGATGTCGGCGGGGACACGCTCCAGGGCCATGACCGCGACGGCGCCCGCGTCCTCGGCGATCTTCGCCTGCTCCGGCGTGACGACGTCCATGATCACGCCGCCCTTGAGCTGCTCGGCCATGCCGCGCTTCACACGGGCGGTACCGGTCTCGGGAGTCCGGGCGGAGTCGGGAATCGTGCTGGACACGGGTGACCTCACTTGGTGAGAAGAGGGTGTGGTGCGCCACCGAGGAAACGGGATTGGACCAGTCCACGGCAAGGGCCAATGGAGACCCGGTGGATCCTTTTCGCCCGGCACCGCCCGAAAGCGGGTCACTCGTTCCCGGTCAGGCGGCCCGCTCCGCGAGGGCCGCCGGGGGCTCGTCGTCCATCTCGAAGGCCATCGGGAACGGGGCGTGCCCGGCCAGCCGGAACCACCGCACCTTGCGGTGCTCGCGCAGCCGGCGGGCGGCTCCCACCGCGTCGTTGTGGAAGCGGCGGGCCATCGGCACCCGGCGCACGCCCTCGGAGAGCTCGCGCGCCGCCTCCTCTCCCCCGGGCGCCTCGCGCACCGCCTCGACCTGCGGGAGCTCGGCGAACACGGCCCGCAGGGCCTGGCTCAACTCGCTCTCCGCGACCTCCCGTTGGTCCTCCTCCGCCTGCCGGGCAGCGTGCGCCGCCTCGTACAGCACGATGGAGGCGGCCGGGTCGAGGACACCGGAGGTGGCCACTTCCTGCGCCACCGACGCCCGACGCAGCAACTGCGCGTCCAGCGCGGCCCGCGCGGCGTCGATACGGGCGTGCAGCCGGTCGAGCCGCCCCGCCGTCCAGCTCAGGTACAGCCCGACGGCCACGAGCGCGACGACAATCCAGATGAGCGTTACGGTCACGGGCGGCAAGGCTACCGGGACTCCCCGCCCGGGCGGCCGGGGATTCGTGCACCGGGTGGATCGGCGAGGGTGGGATCAGTCACGGGCCAGGCCCAGGCGGGCCCGCAGCCCCGATGTGCGTTCGTCGGCGGCGACGGCCGCCGCGCCGGCGGTGACCGTCTCGTAGACGGAGAGGATGTCGGCGCCGACGGTCGACCAGTCGAAGCGGCGCACATGGGTGCTGCCGCGTTCGCGCAGCTCCGCCCGGCGGGACGGGTCGGACAGCAGGCGCACGGCGGCTTCGGCGAGCGCGTCGGCGTCCTCGTTGGCGAAGAGTTCACCGGCCTTGCCCTGGTCCAGGACCTGGGCGAAGGCGTCCAGGTCGGAGGCGAGGACCGGGGCCCCGGCCGACATGGCCTCGACCAGGATGATCCCGAAGCTCTCCCCGCCGGTGTTGGGGGCCACGTACACGTCGACGCTGCGCAGCAGCCGCGCCTTGTCCTCGTCGCTGACCATTCCAAAGAACTCCACGCGCGAGCGCAGTTCCCTCGGCAGCTCCGCCACCGCCTGTTCCTCGTCCCCGCGGCCCGCGACCAGCAGACGGGCCCCCGGGCGGGCGGCGAGGATCGCGGGCAGCGCCCTCATCAGCACGGGCAGGCCCTTGCGGGGCTCGTCGATGCGGCCGATGAAGCCGATCGTGTCCCCCTGCCACTCCGGCTTGGGCTCGGC of the Streptomyces sp. NBC_01788 genome contains:
- the pdxS gene encoding pyridoxal 5'-phosphate synthase lyase subunit PdxS, with product MSSTIPDSARTPETGTARVKRGMAEQLKGGVIMDVVTPEQAKIAEDAGAVAVMALERVPADIRKDGGVARMSDPDMIEGIIEAVSIPVMAKSRIGHFVEAQVLQSLGVDYIDESEVLTPADEVNHSDKWAFTTPFVCGATNLGEALRRIAEGAAMIRSKGEAGTGNVVEAVRHLRQIKNEIARLRGFDNHELYAAAKELRAPYELVKEVAELGKLPVVLFSAGGVATPADAALMRQLGAEGVFVGSGIFKSGDPAKRAAAIVKATTFYDDPKIIAEASRNLGEAMVGINCDTLPETERYANRGW
- a CDS encoding glycosyltransferase family 4 protein → MRIGIVCPYSWDVPGGVQFHIRDLAEYFIGLGHEVSVLAPADDDTPLPPYVVSAGRAVPVPYNGSVARLNFGFLSAARVRRWLHEGRFDVIHIHEPTSPSLGLLSCWAAQGPIVATFHTSNPRSRAMIAAYAILQAALEKISARIAVSEYARRTLVEHLGGDAVVIPNGVDVDFFARAEPKPEWQGDTIGFIGRIDEPRKGLPVLMRALPAILAARPGARLLVAGRGDEEQAVAELPRELRSRVEFFGMVSDEDKARLLRSVDVYVAPNTGGESFGIILVEAMSAGAPVLASDLDAFAQVLDQGKAGELFANEDADALAEAAVRLLSDPSRRAELRERGSTHVRRFDWSTVGADILSVYETVTAGAAAVAADERTSGLRARLGLARD